A genomic region of Conger conger chromosome 6, fConCon1.1, whole genome shotgun sequence contains the following coding sequences:
- the siah1 gene encoding E3 ubiquitin-protein ligase Siah1 isoform X2: MDEEMSRQTAAALPTGTSKCPPSQRVPALSGTTASNSDLASLFECPVCFDYVLPPILQCQSGHLVCSNCRPKLTCCPTCRGPLGSIRNLAMEKVANSVLFPCKYASSGCEVTLPHTEKAEHEELCEFRPYSCPCPGASCKWQGSLDAVMPHLMHQHKSITTLQGEDIVFLATDINLPGAVDWVMMQSCFGFHFMLVLEKQEKYDGHQQFFAIVQLIGTRKQAENFAYRLELNGHRRRLTWEATPRSIHEGIATAIMNSDCLVFDTSIAQLFAENGNLGINVTISMC; this comes from the exons ATGGACGAAG AAATGAGTCGCCAGACCGCCGCAGCGCTCCCCACAGGAACCTCCAAGTGCCCCCCCTCCCAGCGCGTCCCGGCCCTGTCGGGCACCACGGCCTCCAACAGCGACCTGGCCAGCCTGTTCGAGTGCCCCGTCTGCTTCGACTATGTCCTCCCGCccatcctgcagtgccagagcGGCCACCTGGTCTGCAGCAACTGCCGGCCCAAGCTGACCTGCTGCCCCACCTGCCGCGGCCCGCTGGGCTCCATCCGAAACCTGGCCATGGAGAAGGTGGCCAACTCGGTGCTGTTCCCCTGCAAGTACGCCTCGTCGGGCTGCGAGGTGACGCTGCCGCACACGGAGAAGGCGGAGCACGAGGAGCTGTGCGAGTTCCGGCCGtactcctgcccctgccccgggGCGTCCTGCAAGTGGCAGGGCTCGCTGGACGCCGTCATGCCCCACCTCATGCACCAGCACAAGTCCATCACCACGCTGCAGGGCGAGGACATCGTGTTCCTGGCCACGGACATCAACCTGCCCGGGGCGGTGGACTGGGTGATGATGCAGTCCTGCTTCGGCTTCCACTTCATGCTGGTGCTGGAGAAGCAGGAGAAGTACGACGGGCACCAGCAGTTCTTCGCCATCGTGCAGCTCATCGGCACGCGCAAGCAGGCCGAGAACTTCGCCTACCGCCTGGAGCTGAACGGGCACCGGCGCCGGCTGACCTGGGAGGCCACGCCGCGCTCCATCCACGAGGGCATCGCCACGGCCATCATGAACAGCGACTGCCTGGTGTTCGACACGTCCATCGCCCAGCTCTTCGCCGAGAACGGCAACCTGGGCATCAACGTCACCATCTCCATGTGCTGA
- the siah1 gene encoding E3 ubiquitin-protein ligase Siah1 isoform X1, producing MTPRARLLPVCSWKRLLQAVACVARTADKSKESPVFPEKKKAFSGNHMDEEMSRQTAAALPTGTSKCPPSQRVPALSGTTASNSDLASLFECPVCFDYVLPPILQCQSGHLVCSNCRPKLTCCPTCRGPLGSIRNLAMEKVANSVLFPCKYASSGCEVTLPHTEKAEHEELCEFRPYSCPCPGASCKWQGSLDAVMPHLMHQHKSITTLQGEDIVFLATDINLPGAVDWVMMQSCFGFHFMLVLEKQEKYDGHQQFFAIVQLIGTRKQAENFAYRLELNGHRRRLTWEATPRSIHEGIATAIMNSDCLVFDTSIAQLFAENGNLGINVTISMC from the exons ATGACGCCCCGCGCTCGGCTGCTGCCCGTGTGCTCGTGGAAACGGCTGCTGCAGGCCGTCGCCTGCGTCGCCCGAACCGCCGACAAGAGTAAAG agaGCCCTGTGTTTCCAGAGAAGAAGAAAGCCTTCAGTGGAAATCATATGGACGAAG AAATGAGTCGCCAGACCGCCGCAGCGCTCCCCACAGGAACCTCCAAGTGCCCCCCCTCCCAGCGCGTCCCGGCCCTGTCGGGCACCACGGCCTCCAACAGCGACCTGGCCAGCCTGTTCGAGTGCCCCGTCTGCTTCGACTATGTCCTCCCGCccatcctgcagtgccagagcGGCCACCTGGTCTGCAGCAACTGCCGGCCCAAGCTGACCTGCTGCCCCACCTGCCGCGGCCCGCTGGGCTCCATCCGAAACCTGGCCATGGAGAAGGTGGCCAACTCGGTGCTGTTCCCCTGCAAGTACGCCTCGTCGGGCTGCGAGGTGACGCTGCCGCACACGGAGAAGGCGGAGCACGAGGAGCTGTGCGAGTTCCGGCCGtactcctgcccctgccccgggGCGTCCTGCAAGTGGCAGGGCTCGCTGGACGCCGTCATGCCCCACCTCATGCACCAGCACAAGTCCATCACCACGCTGCAGGGCGAGGACATCGTGTTCCTGGCCACGGACATCAACCTGCCCGGGGCGGTGGACTGGGTGATGATGCAGTCCTGCTTCGGCTTCCACTTCATGCTGGTGCTGGAGAAGCAGGAGAAGTACGACGGGCACCAGCAGTTCTTCGCCATCGTGCAGCTCATCGGCACGCGCAAGCAGGCCGAGAACTTCGCCTACCGCCTGGAGCTGAACGGGCACCGGCGCCGGCTGACCTGGGAGGCCACGCCGCGCTCCATCCACGAGGGCATCGCCACGGCCATCATGAACAGCGACTGCCTGGTGTTCGACACGTCCATCGCCCAGCTCTTCGCCGAGAACGGCAACCTGGGCATCAACGTCACCATCTCCATGTGCTGA